The window taaaaagcttctgcacagcaaaagaaacagtcaacaaaactaaaatgcaacctacagaatgggagaagagatttgtaaatgacttatcagataaaggactagtttccaagatctataaagaacttatgaaactcaacagcaaagaaacaaacaatccaatcatgaaatgggcaaaagacatgaacagaaatttcactaaagacatacaaatggacaacaagcacatgagaaactgCTCTTCATCACTgatcatcatggaaatacaaatcaaaaccaccatgataTCCCACCtgataccagtgagaatggggaaaattaacaaggcaggaaacaacaaatgttggagaggatgtggagaaaaggggaaccctcttgcactgttggtgggaatatgaactggtgtatccagtctggaaaactgtgtggaggttcctcaaagagttcaaaatagagctaccctacgacccagcaattgcacttctggggatttaccccaaagatacagatgcagtgaaacgctgggacacctgcaccacgatatttatagcagcaatgtccacaatagccaaactgtgaaggagcctcggtgtccatcgaaagatgaatggacaaagaagatgtggtctatgtatccaatggaatattactcagccattagaaacggcgaatacccaccatttgtttagacatggatggaactggagggtattatgctgagtgaaataagtcaatcggagaaggacaaacattatatggtctcattcatttgaggaatataaatataatagtgaaagggaaccaAAGGGAAAGgcgagaaaatgagtgaaaacatcagcgagggtgacaaaacatgagaaacacctaattctgggaaatgaacaaggggtggaatgggaggtgggcggcaggttggggtgactgggtgacaggcactcgGTGGGGGGGGACTtggcgagatgagcactgggtgttatgctatatgttggcaagttgaactccaattaaggaaaaaaaagggagaaaaaaataaattaaattaaaaaagaaataattactaaAATAGGGGcttgaatattttcaatttttaatcaGTGTTTCaatgtttattatctcacatcAGTGAGTGAAAGCAATTCCCTTTTGAGCCACATTGCATTTCTTTGTAaacaatttctctttatttttaaaatcatcacatCATTCATGTTAtgcttttgcctttattttataatttgaggtTGAAAGTATAGGTGATATTGGTTTGGGGATATTTTATTCATACTGAGGTAGAAGAAGAACCACATCTAGTAGTTAGCCATTATATACTGTTAAATCCACTGGGTGATAGTCACCAACCTGAGAAATAAGTGCTGACTTAAGCTCATGGTTTGAAAACTAGAGTGCTTCCAGGGAATCTGGGGACATATTCAACATATATATTAGATTAAATTTAGAAGTGGAGAATGATTGCTTCAGTCTACCTActtctctctcatcctttctCCTTATCTCTCAGGCCCTGTATGCATCACTATGTAACCTTACTCAACTCAGTATGTTATGAGCACTACTcagtgttcaaaatattttttcttatagtaCACAGTATTATAAGATGGAATTCAATAAATTAACTGAAAGTGACATAAAACCAATGGACTTCGGTttatctttcaataaatatttgaaaggagGCTGAGATTTCTAATGGATGATGTTTTTGCAGCATGACTTTGGAGATATGAAgggagaaatacacacacacacgcacacacaatggGTGTTTTTATTTCACACTTTGAGGTTGGTGGTGATATAGCTGATGTTATTTCTGGATATTTCTTATATTAGgattcttatttatatattcacttatTTAGTATTGAAATATCTCATGTATATTCTTggaatctttataaaataaatacataagctaTAACtcatatatcttattttaatacaggcaggtgaattttttttcttagagaaaaatatGGCTAAAATTTCACAAAGGGCAATATTACAAATGTTGCAAAACATATTATACTTACTTCTCTGTCAGACAatcataatttctttaatttattttctttcttagttgAAATCTTTGATAAAGATTTTctgcacttcttttctttttttttaatttattttttattggtgctcaatttattaacatacagaataacccccagtgcccgtcacccattcactcccaccccccgccctcctccccttctaccacccctagttcgtttcccagagttagcagtctttacgttctgtctccctttctgatatttcccacacatttcttctcccttcccttatattccctttcactattatttatattccccaaatgaatgagaacatataatgtttgtccttctctggctgacttacttcactcagcataataccctccagttccatccactttgaagcaaatggtgggtatttgtcatttctgatagctgagtaatattccattgtatacataaaccacatcttctttatctattcatctttcgttggacaccgaggctccttccacagtttggctatcgtggccattgctgctatatacatcggggtgcaggtgtcccggcgtttcattgcatttgtatctttggggtaaatccccaacagtgcaattgctgggtcgtagggcaggtatatttttaactgtttgaggaacctccagacagttttccacagtggctgcaccagtgcacttcttttcatttttgttcatgcATTCACATTTATTCTCAGAGCTTCTCTGAACATGTAGGAAACACTCTGAGGTTGGTCTGTCCAACAGATTGGATTGGCTTTCTCATGAAAGGCCTAGGATACATTATCttgtataatttaatatttagaaggagaaaaaaatgatcctCATGGCACTGTAATGCCAGAAACTCTTACCTCCTTTGAAAGAGTGGGTATTTCAATATCTCTGGAAAGGGACAGATACCaaccttgacttttttttcagtttgctctacctgaaagcaaatgaataaacaaaaggttCTTGGTGACAATCAAAAAGGTAAATATCAGAAGTTGTGGGTCATAATTAGTGCCAGAAGGATGAATGTTGTTAGTCTTGTATGATTTCTCATCACAGGCTTCTGACTTCAGTCCAATCTGTTtgtaaaattaacattaaaaatgaaaaaagtggcTGAATGATAAATGTGAATACACAGCCATCCTCATCTCTAAATGAGGTGTATTACATGATTGATTGAAGAAAAGTTTTCTCAAAGTTGTTTTTACTGTACTAGCGTCCTCAATTTTATAGCTCTTGTcactttctcaaatttttttttatcaattaatCTTTCATGTGAATACACTAGTTTAATGCAATTTTAGCCACAGGAGTAGAAGAGACCTATAGGTGATTTCACAGGTAGTCTAATATCCTTTCCTTGCCCAATAATTCTTCAATACTCACAAGctgaattaaaaatcaatgtCATCAGTTTGATGTGTTTACTTGAAGTCCTGGgtctttattaaataaaagtatagACATTGATCATTTTGGCAGACTCTGTGTGTTTTGCGATATAACTTCATAAATCTTAGCATGGCTATgtctaaagaaaatttttaatacaaaaaaggCTCTTGTAAACACCCACACTCTGTTCCTATCCACTAACAATCTCTGAGTATCAAAAATGAGCCTGATTCCCACTTTTGTTCATTCTTCAGTGGAGCACAATGTTTTGATGCTAATATAACTAATATATCTCAAAGGAACTTGGTAAAAATTCAAAGGCCCAGGCTCCATCCTGCTTTAATAAGCCTTAGTGTTTAGGTACTTTATCACTCTGGGTGATTCTGAAACATATCAAAGCTTGAGAACTATTCGTCTTGAGTAATTAAGCTGTGCATACGAAAATAAGAGAACTACTATTGCTTATCATCACATTATGACTTGGTAAAGTTGAAATGCTTCTAATTGCCTTACTATCTAGGTTACTGAAATTTTAATcagatttaaaataacaaatcctTCCCTAAAGCCTCTATCACATTCACCTCACTGTTTTTGCTTCTTATTTGTCAAATCATTCTCTAAAACTTAACCAGTTCTCATCTGTTTTGTGCATCAACATTGTAATGAAAgtacttttgttttaagatttatttatttttatcttagagagagaggaCAATGGGAGGAGGTGCAAGAGGGACTCAAGtggactctgtactgagcacggagctgatgcagggctccatctcataacctgagattatgacctgagctgaaaccaagagttggtcacttaatgactgccacccaggtgctctgaaagTGCTTTTAGAAAGATCATCTGTATTGgccttttatgtaaataaaatgtactcTCTTTGTTAGGCTCAACTGCATACATTTACCATTTGTCTTTTCAACAAGAGCAGTTGACTCAATGCTTGAAATTTCTGCCTAGCTGTATTTTCAGcatgcttcctttttctcttcatccGGTACTATTGTTAAGTATATGGtctctatatatgtattattGTTAAATACTATTTGTTAAGTACTATTTATTtagtataaatatatgtttaaccAACTACCAGTAATATATACTATGACTCTagtattaacattttacatttataaatatttttaatagtaaatataataGAGAAGACCGCTTAAAAGTTCATAGTTTAAATAATACAGAAGAATCATGAATATGGGCACGCCCTATTTTATTGTGCTTCTTGGatactgaaggttttttttttttacacattgaaggtttgtggcaacccccCCCCTCAAGCAAGTCTAACATTACTATTTTTCCAGCAGCATTTGCGTATTTCATGCCTTTTTGGCACATTTTGATGATTCTCACTATATTTCAAGGTTTAAATTATTATcgtatttgttatggtgatctgtgaccCTTCATGTTACCTATTGTGATTGTTTTGGGGTGCCATGAGCCATGCCCATAGAAGATGGAGTATGTAATTGAtaaatgttgtgtgtgttttgACCACTCCACCCACTGGCcattcccccatctctctccctctcctctagcCTCCCTAGTATCTGAGACAAAATATTGAAATAGGCCAGTTACCCGCCCTACAATGGCCTTGAGGTGTTCAAGTACAAGGAAGAGTCACAGGTCTTTCACTATGAATCAAAGGTTAGAAATGATTAAACCAAGCAAGAAAGGCAGGTCCAAAGCCAAGATAAGCTGCAAGCTAAGCCTCTTGCACCAAACATTTAGTCAAGGTGTgattgcaaaggaaaagttcttgaaggaactTAAGAATTATGTTGAATCTACTCTGTCTGTGCTCtaaaaatggaacaacaaagcctggatgacagcacaaaGTGTTTACAACATAGTTTGCTGAATATTTTGAACCTACTATTGAGACCTggtgctccaaaaaaaaaaaaaaaagattcctttcaaaatattactactTGTTGACAGTGCATCTGGTCactcaagagctctgatggagatttACAATAAGATTAATGTTATTTTCATGCCTACTACCACAACATCCATTTTGCACCCATGAATCATGGAGTAATTTTAACTTTctagtcttattatttaagaaatacatctCATAAGGCTTGAGATGCCATATAAAATGATTCTTCTTCTGATGGACCTGGGCAAATTGAAAACcatctggaaaggattcaccattctagatgccattaagaacatttgtgattcatgggaagaggtcaaaatagcAACATGAACAAGAGTTTGGATAAAGTTGATTCTGATCCTAATATAGGTCTTTGAGGGCTATGAGACTTCAACGGAGGCAGTAACTATAGTTGTGGAAGTAATAAGAGAACAAGAATTAGAAGTAGAGCCTGCAGATGTAACTAAGGTGCTACAATCTCACTAATGGATGAAAAGTTGTTCCTATGCATGAGTAAAGAAACTGGTTTCTTGAGACGGCATCAACTCTTGGCAAAGATGCTGTGGAGATAGTTGAAATGataacaaaggatttagaatattacataaacttagttgataaagcagtggcagaCTTTGAGAGGACTGACTCTAGTTTTGAAAGTTATATTGTGGGTAAAGTGCTATCACGCAGCATCACTCAAAACAGAATTGTTTGTGAAAAGAATTACTTGATGTGGcaaacttcactgttgtcttatCTTAAGGAATTGTGCAACCATTAGCAACCACCATTCATCAGTTAGCAACTATCCACATTAAGGAAAAACCctctaccagcaaaaagattataactcattgctttttattaaagcaataaaatgttttatttatttattcatttatttatttaaaattttaaggatttatttatttatttatttatttatttgagagagagagagctggggggaggagcagagggagagagagagagaatctcaagcagactcctcactgaacagacgccccacttaaaattttaaggatttatttatttatttatttatttatttatttatttatttgagagagagagagagctggggggaggagcagagggagaaagagagagaatctccagcagactccccactgaacagactccccacttaaaattttaaggatttatttatttatttatttatttatttgagagagagagagagagagctggggggaggagtagagggagagagagagagaatctcaagcagacttcccactgaacagagcccaatgtggggctcaatcccacaaccctgagatcatgacctgacctgaaatcaagagtcagacactttaaaGCCTGAGGCTCCCAAgtgcccttatttatttattaaaagatatttttatttgagtatagatcacacacaatattacattcgtttgatgtacaacatagtaattcagttatttgaaattctttgcatcaacaaatattatatatttggttGTTTCTCTGATCTGACTACTTACATATCAGCTAACAGGTATTTCCTATCTTCAATCGTTACATACTTTGTCTTTTTCCAACATTACTGAATTAAAAAGCATTTGCTTTAGAGGCCTCAGTTAGATGGTTACATGAAATTTCACTTGgttgctttaaaatgttttcttattaataatTAAGACAGGCAAGTATCAGCTCCCACTTTGTACCTAGTCCCATAGTTTAGcctaaagaatatataaaagcaaaatgagagtAAGAACAGGTTACATGGTTTGTCTAAAAGTTAATTGCAGCTCCCCGACACCTGATTAAGAGACACAAAGGGACAACACAACATTTCCAATGGTGGTATAGAAAggacttgtttctttctttctttttagattttacttatttattcatgagagacaaacacaaagagagaggcagagacataggcagaaggagaagcaggctccataccaggagcccgactcaggactcgatcccaggaccccaggatcacgccctgggctgaaggtggcgctaaaccactgagtcatccagccTGCCCAGAAAGGAATTGTTTCTGATGCCCAGACATATACACTCAATTCCCATCACCACAATCACAGATAAGCACCTCATTCTGAGCACCTCATTCAGCTTGTATGTACTGAAGATGGTATCTCTTCTTCAAAAAATACCACCATTTTCTCCCAGTCCTTAATATTTCACATTATTTAAGAACATGAGACTGATATTGATATTAAGATACAGAGATTAAAAATTGAGCTTACATTAAATTGTGAATGACTCTTACAGAGCAGGGTCACTCACTGATAAAATGACAGCAAATAAATCTTTCAATGGAGAtaaaatttacacattttatgcatagattttgtttacttatttatttttgtatagtttttgCTTAAAATGAGGGTGAGATTGTGGCAGAGGATGCTTAGAAGTGTCTCTCCAAATGCTATGACACGTAGATGATCTTCATTGTATTGATACATAAAAACAGATTGGCAGTGACTCATAGATTTATCACTCATACTGAAAAGCCACACTTCATAAATGGTTGTGGAAACCtttcataaattattaaaataacacacggtatctgttattttgttttagacACTTTCCTCAGAGAAAACATGATTCTGGAGTtcataaaaggggaaaaaatgaccaaaaatataCTTTTCTGATAATCATGATCTCAGATGCTTACTGAACCCCAAGTTACAAAGGGTAAAAAATCATCCAGGAATTTCTTATCATGGAGATAGTTTAGTGGCCTCTGATAGCTCATTCTGGGAATACAGATCCACACAGAGAGCAATTGCAGTTTTCACTCATGGCCCAACATCCACACAAGATGAAAATTTTCAGCAGAAACCCTGCCTTCTTGTGAGCCcaggaaacattttctttatcctgttAACTACAAAGCTTGtactagtttttgtttgtttgttttttgtttttgtttttttgcttataCTAGTTTAAATGAGTAGATTAAGATCTCTGTTTCTGTAAAAATTAGCATTCTGATATCTCTAGtacaggaaaatatttcaaaattgacaaaattgACCCAATTTtcatttaagtgaaataaacacaTAATGTCCTTGGTGGTTCTGTCCTTTACATTACTAATGAGTCTCTTGTGTAAGACTTTGGGAATATAGAGTGGAACAAACAATACTGGGGGAAATGTCCTGAGACACATAAAAATAACACTGACATCAGAAGTAGACCAAGTACACAATAATAAGTACAAGGTTacaggggaaaaggagaaactttcttttctttcatttcaacatCATTTTAAGTAATTGTAATATGATAGGGacaatttttctaatttgttaatgttgtaaaatatataattaatgctTAGTATAAATATAACTATTCACgtaataagaaagaagaaatcttttaacaagagaaaagacaacGCAATTTCTGTTGGTGATTTCATGggcctttgtatttctgtttttattattaactgattattttttgtatgcatttgtctgtattttttaggaataattgtcaaataaaattgtatataatgACTTAAAGAGGATTTAATGCACATATACATTGTGAGACGActaccacaatcaagttaattaacacttCCATCACGtaacatgtatataattttttattttgtggtgagAATGTTTAAGATCTCTCAGCCAATTTCAAGTACATGATTTGTATTTCAACTATTATCCAACTGTACTTAGAGCCTCACAGCTTATTcattccctttaaaataaatacgtTGAATTCTATTTCACATAACTcatagatttccatttctttggtcTCAGTAATTGGAAAATTATTGTGCTCTCTGATGATGTCatcttgcttttcctttccatCTTTCTACTGGCTTTGCGCTGATGTCTACAAATTTGAGGGAGCAGTTGCCTCTTGGAGTCTTTTAAGATGGGCTTTGTTGTGAACAGACTTGCATCTCCAAATGACTGGGAAGGTCCCCGCTGGGTGGGGTGTACTGTTTCCACTACCAGGGAGGGTACAGTCATTCCCCCgtgggctgagcacagagcagtgCAGTCTAGTCATAGCTGCACCTTAGGTCCCAGGGTGTGAGGTGCAGACAGGTAACAGCCTTGCCTTAGCAGTGGTGGGTCAAAGCTGTGACCAAGGACCTTAATTAATGACAGACCTTCAGAGAAATACACTTTCAAAGAGTAAGACAAAAAAAGATCAATTATTAGGATGTCGCTGAAGAATTACCAGTGAAATATCAATCATAATGTGTGAGAAAACTACTTTAGCTCAATATGCACATCTTAAAATGCTCACTCAGATTTATTCAACTTATCCTAGCTTGTAAGAGTTTCAAGTATAGTGACCATTGTGTTTTAGAATGGCAAATCTTTATATAGGGGGCTAAAATTTACTCCCTCAGTTAAGCTTAGGGAATCTGAAAGAGATTGAGGGACTGACATCTACTTACACAACCCCTTGTAGAGTATTTTGAAGATATATTTCTGATACAGTTACATTACTCCTACCAATGTACATGAAAGgtcaagaaaagcaaaatattacaTAGACATAATATATTCTATAATGCCTCCATGCAATGGACTCTATGAAAATTGTAAAGGGCAATTTAAACACTGTTTATTCAAAAAAAGTGATTGAAAAAgtctacaattttatttaaataattgtctCCTCACAGTGAATATGAAAGGAAGTAATTTAAGCACTTAGCTCGAGATGTTTATAGGACCAGAAGAtgtgaaagggaggtgggtacTATTATAACTTACAAGTTTGTATACATTGTTTGTAGTACTATTTACCTCATATGGTTGTTTTGGGCTATATTTGAATTTATGGGTATCTGAGGAGGAAGAtgacaatagtcaagatataatTTCCTTAGTATTAAATTTAACAGTATATACTTCTAATAATACTTTCATCCATTTAGCCACAATAGATGTAACTGTGAATGTAGTCTCCTTACTACATAGCAGGGATAGTTCTGCAATATTTTACCTGTCAAATCTGGTGACAACTGAGTTGAGTGAGGCAGAGAAGAAGCTTTATCAAGTTTGCtgtggttggggatccctgggtggctcagcggtttagcgcctgccttcggcccagggcgtgatcctggagacccgggattgaggcccacatcaggctccctgcatggagcatgcttctccctctgcctgtgtttctgcctctgtgtgtgtgtgtgtgtgtgtgtgtgtgtgtgtgtgtgtgtgcgtgtgtgtgtgtgtgtgtttgtgtgtgtgtgtctttcatgaatacatttaaaatcttaaaacaaaaagtttgCTGTGGTTGCCTGTGCTTTGGATGAATACTATAGCTGAGATGGAAAATCAAcgtcatgggatccctgggtggcgcagcggtttggcgcctgcctttggcccagggcgcgatcctggagacccgggatcaagtcccacgtcgggctcccggtgcatggagcctgttcctccctctgcctgtgtctctgccgcgctctctctctctctgtgactatcataaataaataaaaaattaaaaaaaaaaaaaaagaaaaaagaaaatcaacgtCATTCATCACCAGTCTGAAGCTTACAAAGTCATTGAAACCTGGGCATCTGATTGGTAGGTGGGAAAAAAGAGGGCTGGTGAATCACATATTAGATGTTTTATAGGCCTGGTATAAAAATGGTGCACATCACTTCCACAACCATTCTGTTAACTATAACATAGGCTACATAGTCAAACCTAACAGTGTAGAAATATGCCAACACCCCTACCCCCTAACCCAAAAACGTGGTTTCCTGTGTTTCCAGTGATAACAAGCAACATATTTAGCAAATATCAATTTCTGTCATAATTTAAGAGTAAATATACACAGAGTTTAATTTTAGTGGAGAATAAACAGTGGAATAGGGTTCACATTAAGCTGcttaaaaagaaagtgagagtGTCAGTATGACTGGAGAAGCTTCAGGTTTTGTGcctttccatccttcctttcaGTTAGATTCATTGACTCATTTCTCCTTTACATCTTTGATAggaatgcaattttttaaattgaatcatGAAAAGCTTTCTTCACTTGCTTGTTTCTCAGTGTGTAAATAAAGGGATTCAACATTGGTGAGATAGAAGTAATAAGGAGTGAAATCCCTTTATTAATAGCTACCTCATCCTTGGCTGAAGGTTTGACATAAATGAAGATACAGCTACCATAAGTAATGGAAACAACAATCATGTGGGAAGAACAAGTGGAAAAGacctttttcctttgctgagcagAGGGAAACCTTAGAATGGTCCCGATAATATAAATGTAAGAAAGAACTACACACATGAGGGTGATGATGAATGTCAACACAGCACAGACTATAACCATCTGTTCTTTCAACCATGTGTCTGAGCAAGAGATCTTCAGGATAGGAGATGCATCACAACAAAAATGATCAATCATGTTTGAATCACAGAATTCCAGGCCCAAACCTAGACTAATTGGTGGGAGAATGATGATCAGTGCTGCTACCCAACAGAAGACGATGAAGTTCTTGCAGACTCTTCTGCTCATGATGGTCATGTAATGCaggggtttgcagatggccacataggGATCATAGGACATAGTGGCCAAGAGAAAAAATTCTGTTACTGCAAAGAGGTCTGTAAACAACAGTTGACTGACACAAGCATGATAGGTAATGGATTTGTCCCCCAATGATATGCTATATAAAAATCTGGGGACACAAGCAGTTG is drawn from Canis lupus baileyi chromosome 11, mCanLup2.hap1, whole genome shotgun sequence and contains these coding sequences:
- the LOC140642170 gene encoding olfactory receptor 6C68-like, whose protein sequence is MRNQTALTTFILLGLTEDPQLKILLFMFLFLSYMLNVSGNLTIIILTLIDSHLKTPMYLFFQNFSFLEISFTTACVPRFLYSISLGDKSITYHACVSQLLFTDLFAVTEFFLLATMSYDPYVAICKPLHYMTIMSRRVCKNFIVFCWVAALIIILPPISLGLGLEFCDSNMIDHFCCDASPILKISCSDTWLKEQMVIVCAVLTFIITLMCVVLSYIYIIGTILRFPSAQQRKKVFSTCSSHMIVVSITYGSCIFIYVKPSAKDEVAINKGISLLITSISPMLNPFIYTLRNKQVKKAFHDSI